A genomic window from Neoarius graeffei isolate fNeoGra1 chromosome 5, fNeoGra1.pri, whole genome shotgun sequence includes:
- the nog2 gene encoding noggin-2: protein MQLRFHVIQSAPLGSEEVNCRPNWTTLYVARTDLGACIIKSLSSLISLFFFFFFFFPPLLLVHYPYLIAMRLSRALLLVCALLTLVLLVCARRGADAAHRYLRLRPSPSEHLPVPDLKEDPDPEYDPREQDLSERALRKKLGSGFDGDFMSVSAPAQLLAINATTTSTTTTSASPASSTNAHAPSGTMPAEIRRLDLTQTPYGLRVKLGKKARRKLLQWLWTHTHCPVVHVWKDLGVRFWPRYVKEGHCFSERSCSLPEGMFCKPAKSVTKTFLRWYCQGFLPQKYCTWIPVHYPIISECKCSC, encoded by the coding sequence ATGCAACTCCGGTTCCATGTCATTCAAAGCGCGCCGCTGGGTTCAGAAGAAGTAAACTGTCGTCCCAACTGGACTACTCTTTATGTTGCGCGCACGGATCTGGGAGCCTGCATTATTAAATCACTCTCCTCCCTCAtatccctcttcttcttcttcttcttcttctttcccccTCTCCTCCTTGTTCATTACCCGTATTTAATCGCCATGCGACTATCCCGCGCGCTGCTGCTCGTGTGCGCGCTGCTGACGCTCGTGCTGCTGGTGTGCGCGCGCCGCGGCGCCGACGCCGCTCACCGTTACCTGAGGCTTCGCCCTTCTCCGAGCGAGCACTTGCCCGTACCGGACCTGAAAGAGGACCCGGACCCGGAGTACGACCCGCGCGAGCAGGACCTGTCCGAGCGCGCGTTGCGCAAGAAACTGGGCAGCGGCTTCGACGGCGACTTCATGTCCGTGAGCGCGCCCGCGCAGCTGCTCGCCATCAACGCCACGACcaccagcaccaccaccaccagcgcgAGCCCGGCTTCCTCCACGAACGCGCACGCGCCCAGCGGCACCATGCCGGCCGAGATCAGGAGGCTGGACCTGACGCAGACGCCGTACGGGCTCCGCGTGAAGCTGGGCAAGAAGGCGCGGAGGAAGTTACTGCAATGGCTGTGGACGCACACGCACTGCCCCGTCGTCCACGTGTGGAAGGACCTCGGCGTGCGCTTCTGGCCGCGTTACGTCAAAGAGGGGCACTGCTTCAGCGAGCGCTCGTGCTCACTACCCGAGGGGATGTTCTGCAAACCGGCCAAGTCCGTCACCAAGACGTTCCTGCGGTGGTACTGCCAGGGCTTCCTGCCCCAGAAATACTGCACGTGGATCCCCGTGCACTACCCCATCATCTCTGAGTGCAAGTGCTCCTGCTGA